From Streptomyces durmitorensis, a single genomic window includes:
- a CDS encoding helix-hairpin-helix domain-containing protein encodes MSTEPETAAAEEAEAAAAQETGAGAPEATDADSSGGPDAGADTSSDAASDATADTADTDTGTATAESKELSETEAEIAAQRELLERIAERKAAKQGPVDAGAKLSGTAADLLAAVRAVESGEQPAASAFREPEPAPRKAAPEPARRPQPVAAAPSGPGDDAVAAVRAVLADGGAPADLAARTAAALGEGADAQLRSDPWQLLRVSGVRTEQADGFARALLGAQCGPDDERRGRAITAWLLEQAAVAGHTALDAAALTAALGQRAVPDPDAAVQDAIAEGDILVFQDAIETPGVPAPARDEGDDEGEETAQPVRVLVGLERYALAEESLADGLARVINSLPKEEGSGPRSADWESAAGEASGSTAELIRAAAGHGLVLHTGGEAARAEPAALVAAAAALGLRAWAATHSSAGRRHVAGLAGADEAGTATVAGLLSGAEGPGRDRDGALALDLLVVLDAPQLDVESAAMLVESLPDGARLVLSGDPGVLWSAGPGRVFADLLAARCCPQVVSRVPDPGPIGELVSGIGIGELNQVEAPGKEVVIVPVRDAGEAVHRTVQLVADSVPRAIGVPPEDTQVITPGHGGAAGTRALNTALKERLNPGPGRFGGFDPGDRVAHVPAPGRTTLGRVLRADAEGLHLECDGAPVVVPKEQVEQTVRHAWALTAHQAVGLSWPAAVVVLPGDATAALSRPWVYTAFSRGERHLSVVQGAEQALPRAVAEIPPKARTTRLQTLLRPQVPATS; translated from the coding sequence GTGAGTACGGAGCCGGAAACCGCTGCCGCGGAGGAAGCGGAGGCCGCTGCCGCACAGGAGACCGGGGCGGGGGCTCCGGAAGCCACGGACGCGGACAGCTCCGGCGGCCCTGACGCCGGCGCTGACACGTCTTCCGACGCTGCTTCAGACGCCACCGCCGACACCGCTGACACCGACACCGGCACCGCCACTGCCGAGAGCAAGGAGCTCTCGGAGACCGAGGCGGAGATCGCCGCCCAGCGGGAGCTCCTGGAGCGGATCGCCGAGCGGAAGGCCGCCAAGCAGGGTCCTGTCGACGCGGGGGCCAAGCTCAGCGGCACGGCGGCCGATCTGCTGGCCGCCGTGCGCGCGGTGGAGAGCGGCGAGCAGCCGGCCGCCAGCGCCTTCCGCGAGCCCGAGCCCGCACCGCGCAAGGCCGCGCCCGAACCGGCACGGCGCCCGCAGCCCGTCGCGGCGGCCCCCTCGGGCCCGGGGGACGACGCCGTGGCAGCGGTCCGTGCCGTGCTCGCCGACGGAGGGGCGCCCGCCGACCTCGCCGCGCGGACGGCGGCGGCGCTCGGCGAAGGCGCCGATGCTCAACTCCGTTCGGACCCCTGGCAGTTGCTGCGGGTCAGCGGCGTGCGCACGGAGCAGGCCGACGGATTCGCGCGGGCACTGCTGGGCGCGCAGTGCGGCCCCGACGACGAGCGCAGGGGGCGTGCGATTACCGCCTGGCTCCTGGAGCAGGCGGCCGTCGCCGGGCACACGGCCCTGGACGCGGCGGCGCTCACCGCGGCGCTCGGCCAGCGTGCCGTACCCGATCCGGACGCGGCGGTGCAGGACGCCATCGCGGAGGGCGACATCCTGGTCTTCCAGGACGCCATCGAGACACCCGGGGTCCCGGCCCCCGCGCGGGACGAGGGCGACGACGAGGGCGAGGAGACCGCGCAGCCGGTCCGCGTCCTGGTCGGCCTCGAGCGGTACGCACTCGCGGAGGAGAGCCTCGCCGACGGGCTCGCCCGCGTGATCAACTCCCTGCCGAAGGAAGAGGGTTCGGGCCCGCGGTCCGCCGACTGGGAGTCCGCGGCGGGCGAGGCATCCGGTTCCACCGCCGAGCTGATCCGTGCGGCGGCCGGTCACGGCCTCGTGCTGCACACCGGCGGCGAGGCGGCACGCGCCGAGCCCGCCGCGCTGGTGGCGGCCGCCGCGGCCCTCGGCCTGCGGGCGTGGGCGGCCACGCACAGCTCCGCGGGACGGCGCCACGTCGCCGGGCTCGCGGGCGCGGACGAGGCGGGCACCGCGACCGTGGCGGGGCTGCTCTCGGGCGCCGAGGGCCCCGGACGGGACAGGGACGGAGCGCTCGCCCTCGATCTCCTGGTGGTCCTCGACGCACCGCAGCTGGACGTGGAGAGCGCCGCGATGCTGGTGGAGTCCCTGCCGGACGGCGCCCGTCTGGTGCTGAGCGGCGACCCGGGAGTGCTGTGGTCGGCGGGCCCCGGACGGGTCTTCGCGGATCTCCTCGCGGCGCGCTGCTGCCCGCAGGTCGTCTCGCGCGTCCCGGACCCCGGCCCCATCGGGGAGCTGGTCTCCGGCATCGGCATCGGCGAGCTGAACCAGGTCGAGGCGCCGGGCAAGGAAGTCGTGATCGTCCCCGTGCGCGACGCGGGCGAGGCGGTCCACCGCACGGTGCAGCTCGTGGCGGACTCGGTGCCCCGGGCGATCGGGGTGCCCCCGGAGGACACCCAGGTCATCACTCCCGGGCACGGCGGCGCCGCGGGCACGCGCGCGTTGAACACCGCGCTCAAGGAGCGGCTGAACCCCGGCCCCGGCCGGTTCGGCGGCTTCGACCCCGGCGACCGCGTAGCCCACGTCCCGGCGCCCGGCCGCACGACGCTGGGCCGGGTCCTGCGGGCCGACGCGGAGGGGCTGCATCTGGAGTGTGACGGCGCCCCCGTCGTCGTACCGAAGGAGCAGGTGGAGCAGACCGTGCGGCACGCCTGGGCGCTCACCGCGCACCAGGCCGTGGGCCTGAGCTGGCCCGCGGCGGTCGTGGTGCTGCCCGGCGACGCGACGGCGGCCCTGAGCAGGCCGTGGGTCTACACCGCGTTCAGCCGCGGTGAGCGGCACCTGTCGGTGGTCCAGGGCGCGGAGCAGGCGTTGCCGCGCGCGGTGGCGGAGATCCCCCCGAAGGCCCGCACGACGCGCCTCCAGACCCTCCTGCGCCCCCAGGTCCCCGCCACGTCCTGA
- a CDS encoding aldo/keto reductase, with protein MEQRHLGRTGLRVSRIGLGTLTWGHTQESDAADLLKVFWEAGGSLVDTADVYGDGEAEYLLGRLIERLVPRRDLVIATKAGSVPDPDRRFDGSRGHLLSALDASLARLGTDYVDLWQLHAFDPCTPLDETLQALDIAVSSGRARYAGISNFSGWQLAKAATWQLAAPGTRTRLASTQMEYSLLQRGVERELLPAARDLGVGLLPSSPLGRGVLTGKYRHSTPADSRGGSEHLAPFVAPYLDDTASRIVDAVATAADGLAATPLHVALAWVRDRPGVTAPIVGARNAQQLTAALSVETLSLPDEICQALDDVSAPVHRYPDQDWSTL; from the coding sequence ATGGAGCAGAGGCATCTCGGCCGTACCGGCCTTCGCGTGTCCCGGATCGGACTCGGCACCCTCACGTGGGGGCACACCCAGGAGAGCGACGCCGCCGATCTGCTGAAGGTGTTCTGGGAAGCCGGAGGCAGCCTCGTCGACACGGCCGATGTGTACGGCGACGGGGAGGCCGAGTATCTGCTCGGCCGACTCATAGAACGGCTCGTGCCGCGCCGCGATCTGGTCATTGCGACCAAGGCGGGCAGCGTGCCCGACCCCGACCGGCGCTTCGACGGCTCGCGGGGCCACCTCCTCTCCGCACTCGACGCGTCCCTGGCCCGCCTGGGGACGGATTACGTGGACCTGTGGCAGCTGCACGCCTTCGACCCCTGCACACCCCTGGACGAGACGCTCCAGGCCCTGGACATCGCCGTGAGCAGCGGCCGGGCGCGCTATGCGGGCATCTCGAACTTCTCCGGCTGGCAGCTCGCCAAGGCGGCGACATGGCAGCTCGCGGCCCCGGGGACACGCACGCGCCTTGCGAGTACGCAGATGGAGTACTCCCTGCTGCAGCGCGGCGTCGAGCGGGAGCTGCTGCCCGCGGCGAGGGACCTGGGCGTGGGCCTGCTGCCCTCGTCGCCGCTCGGCCGCGGCGTGCTCACCGGGAAGTACCGCCACTCCACCCCGGCCGACTCGCGCGGCGGCTCCGAGCATCTGGCGCCGTTCGTCGCGCCCTACCTCGACGACACCGCGAGCCGCATCGTCGACGCGGTCGCCACGGCGGCGGACGGCCTCGCGGCCACGCCCCTCCACGTCGCCCTCGCCTGGGTGCGCGACCGCCCCGGAGTGACCGCGCCGATCGTCGGCGCGCGCAACGCGCAGCAGCTCACGGCCGCATTGTCAGTGGAGACCCTTAGTCTTCCTGACGAGATCTGCCAGGCGCTCGACGACGTGTCGGCGCCCGTGCACCGCTACCCCGATCAGGACTGGAGCACGCTGTGA
- a CDS encoding LLM class F420-dependent oxidoreductase encodes MQLGINLGYWGAGMDADNLAVAKEADKLGYAVCWAAEAYGSDAATVLSWVAAQTERIDIGSAIFQIPARQPAMTAMTAATLDSLSGGRFRLGLGVSGPQVSEGWYGVKFDKPLARTREYVEIVRKAMTRERLSYEGEHWTLPLPGGPGKPIKLTVHPQREHIPLYVAAIGPKNLEQTGEIADGALLIFPSAEHLEDTAIRHLRAGREKAGQTMEGFDVVPTVPLAVGDDVSALADMFRPYTALYVGGMGSRKQNFYNQLAQRMGYEKEAAEIQDKYLSGDKEGAAAAVPRELIDSTTLLGSVDRIAERMQAYAAAGVTTLTLAPAGFTLEERITALRAGTQALERAGLA; translated from the coding sequence ATGCAGCTCGGGATCAACCTCGGCTACTGGGGCGCGGGGATGGACGCGGACAACCTCGCCGTCGCCAAGGAGGCCGACAAGCTCGGCTACGCGGTCTGCTGGGCCGCCGAGGCCTACGGCTCGGACGCCGCGACGGTGCTGTCCTGGGTGGCCGCGCAGACCGAACGCATCGACATCGGATCCGCGATCTTCCAGATCCCGGCCCGGCAGCCCGCGATGACCGCCATGACGGCCGCCACGCTCGACTCGCTCTCCGGCGGCCGCTTCCGCCTGGGCCTCGGCGTCTCGGGGCCGCAGGTCTCCGAGGGCTGGTACGGCGTGAAGTTCGACAAGCCGCTGGCCCGCACCCGCGAGTACGTCGAGATCGTCCGCAAGGCGATGACGCGCGAGCGCCTCAGCTACGAGGGCGAGCACTGGACGCTCCCGCTGCCGGGCGGCCCGGGCAAGCCCATCAAGCTCACCGTCCACCCGCAGCGCGAGCACATCCCGCTGTACGTCGCCGCGATCGGCCCCAAGAACCTGGAGCAGACCGGCGAGATCGCCGACGGCGCCCTGCTGATCTTCCCCTCCGCCGAGCACCTGGAGGACACCGCGATCCGCCACCTGCGCGCGGGGCGCGAGAAGGCGGGCCAGACGATGGAGGGCTTCGACGTCGTCCCGACGGTGCCGCTCGCGGTGGGCGACGACGTCAGCGCCCTCGCGGACATGTTCCGTCCGTACACCGCCCTCTACGTGGGCGGCATGGGCAGCCGCAAGCAGAACTTCTACAACCAGCTCGCCCAGCGCATGGGATACGAGAAGGAAGCCGCCGAGATCCAGGACAAGTACCTGTCCGGCGACAAGGAGGGCGCCGCGGCGGCCGTGCCGCGCGAGCTGATCGACTCGACCACGCTGCTGGGCTCCGTGGACCGCATCGCCGAGCGGATGCAGGCCTACGCGGCCGCCGGGGTCACCACGCTCACGCTGGCGCCCGCCGGCTTCACGCTGGAGGAGCGGATCACGGCCCTGCGCGCGGGCACGCAAGCGCTGGAGCGCGCTGGACTGGCGTAA
- a CDS encoding ferritin-like domain-containing protein, giving the protein MLSARSVFEEILDNDESFQLFCSIAASGESQGGWENGRIAALLPESQRALTAKVARHGADEDKHGRIFNALLKKRGLEPVPVPPETDYTMLLERQGIGLTHEKLRREEPLTERDVVVYLSHSRVTEQRAADQMDMLVTYFGDHPEVGKAIKMICHDEDNHLAYCHEELLRLAAAGHGRTILETLHECARAETRVYRDVSLAVMGHMGRVLGWPKPKSMALASGVNAIYAYERLGGWRRMVSLEMPERRDALGGPALPATGFA; this is encoded by the coding sequence ATGCTTTCGGCCAGGAGTGTCTTCGAGGAGATCCTCGACAACGACGAATCATTCCAGCTCTTCTGTTCCATCGCTGCCAGCGGGGAGTCGCAGGGAGGCTGGGAGAACGGCCGTATCGCGGCGCTCCTCCCGGAGAGCCAGCGCGCCCTCACCGCCAAGGTCGCCCGGCACGGCGCCGACGAGGACAAGCACGGGCGGATCTTCAACGCTCTGCTGAAGAAGCGTGGCCTGGAGCCCGTCCCGGTCCCGCCGGAGACCGACTACACCATGCTCCTGGAGCGGCAGGGGATCGGCCTGACGCACGAGAAGCTGCGCCGTGAAGAACCGCTGACCGAGCGGGACGTCGTCGTCTACCTCTCCCACAGCCGCGTGACCGAACAGCGGGCCGCCGACCAGATGGACATGCTGGTCACGTACTTCGGGGACCACCCCGAGGTCGGCAAGGCCATCAAGATGATCTGCCACGACGAGGACAACCACCTGGCGTACTGCCACGAGGAGTTGCTGCGCCTGGCGGCCGCGGGACACGGGCGCACGATCCTGGAGACCCTGCACGAGTGCGCCCGTGCCGAGACGCGCGTGTACCGGGACGTGAGCCTCGCCGTGATGGGCCACATGGGGCGCGTCCTGGGCTGGCCGAAGCCCAAGTCCATGGCGCTCGCCTCGGGCGTGAACGCCATCTACGCGTACGAACGGCTGGGCGGCTGGCGGCGGATGGTGTCCCTGGAGATGCCCGAGCGGCGCGACGCACTCGGCGGGCCCGCCCTGCCGGCGACCGGCTTCGCCTGA
- the corA gene encoding magnesium/cobalt transporter CorA codes for MIVDCAMYRDGRRTECASDFSDALGEARTAGDAFVWVGLHEPTEAEFDEVSREFGLHPLAVEDALKAHQRPKLEVFDDSLFVVLKPVVYEADSDAVSSGEVMVFIGDAFVVTVRHGEGSPLGVVRHRMEAEPEMLKHGPTSVLYAVADATVDHYLDVAGELQTDLEELEAEVFSPDSGGSRNTASRIYRFKRQIVEFRRATGPLAMPMMRLSGAGPFAPDVPFVKDTAQPFFRDVSDHLTRVNDWVDSLDRLVSDILSAHLAQMSVRQNDDMRKISAWAAMAAVPTMIAGVYGMNFDHMPELRWVWAYPAVILLMVALEIFLHRLFKRRGWL; via the coding sequence GTGATCGTGGACTGCGCGATGTACAGGGACGGGCGCCGGACCGAGTGCGCGTCGGACTTCTCGGACGCCCTCGGCGAGGCACGTACCGCGGGGGACGCCTTCGTCTGGGTGGGCCTCCACGAACCGACGGAGGCGGAGTTCGACGAGGTCAGCAGGGAGTTCGGGCTGCATCCGCTGGCGGTGGAGGACGCCTTGAAGGCGCATCAGCGGCCCAAGCTCGAGGTGTTCGACGACTCGCTCTTCGTGGTCCTCAAGCCGGTCGTGTACGAGGCGGACAGCGACGCCGTCTCGTCGGGCGAGGTCATGGTCTTCATCGGCGACGCCTTCGTGGTGACGGTCCGGCACGGCGAGGGCTCGCCTCTCGGTGTCGTACGCCATCGCATGGAGGCGGAGCCCGAGATGCTCAAGCACGGTCCGACCTCCGTCCTGTACGCGGTCGCGGACGCCACGGTCGACCACTACCTGGACGTCGCGGGCGAGCTGCAGACCGACCTGGAGGAGCTGGAGGCGGAGGTCTTCTCGCCGGACAGCGGGGGCAGCCGCAACACGGCGTCCCGGATCTACCGGTTCAAGCGCCAGATCGTCGAGTTCCGGCGGGCCACGGGACCGTTGGCGATGCCCATGATGCGCCTCTCCGGAGCGGGTCCTTTCGCGCCCGACGTGCCGTTCGTGAAGGACACGGCACAGCCGTTCTTCCGGGACGTCAGCGACCATCTGACGCGCGTGAACGACTGGGTGGACAGCCTCGACCGCCTGGTGTCCGACATCCTCTCCGCGCATCTGGCGCAGATGAGCGTCCGGCAGAACGACGACATGCGGAAGATCTCGGCGTGGGCCGCCATGGCCGCGGTCCCGACGATGATCGCGGGGGTCTACGGAATGAACTTCGACCACATGCCCGAGCTGCGCTGGGTGTGGGCCTATCCGGCCGTGATCCTGCTGATGGTCGCGCTCGAGATCTTCCTCCACCGGCTGTTCAAGCGCCGCGGCTGGCTCTAG
- a CDS encoding histidine phosphatase family protein, translating to MPTLILVRHGRSTANTAGLLAGWTPGVALDERGAAQAAALPGRLADLPLAEVVTSPLQRCQETVAPLLAARPGLRAHTEDRIGECDYGDWSGRKLAELSDEPLMEVVQQHPSAAAFPGGESMRAMQTRAAEAVREWNARVEREHGADAVYLMCSHGDIIKSLVADAIGLHLDLFQRISVEPCSVTAIRFTRLRPFLVRLGDTGDFGSLAPRVEPPGSDAAVGGDTGAP from the coding sequence ATGCCCACGCTGATCCTCGTCCGGCACGGACGATCCACCGCCAACACCGCGGGTCTGCTCGCCGGGTGGACCCCCGGTGTGGCCCTGGACGAGCGCGGCGCCGCACAGGCCGCGGCGCTCCCCGGACGCCTCGCGGACCTGCCGCTCGCCGAAGTCGTCACCAGCCCGCTCCAGCGCTGCCAGGAGACGGTCGCACCGCTGCTCGCCGCGCGGCCGGGCCTGCGGGCGCACACCGAGGACCGCATCGGGGAGTGCGACTACGGCGACTGGTCGGGCCGCAAGCTGGCCGAGCTGTCCGACGAACCGCTGATGGAGGTCGTACAGCAGCATCCGTCGGCGGCCGCCTTCCCGGGCGGCGAGTCGATGCGGGCCATGCAGACACGGGCGGCCGAGGCGGTACGCGAGTGGAACGCGCGCGTGGAGCGCGAGCACGGCGCGGACGCCGTGTACCTCATGTGCTCGCACGGCGACATCATCAAGTCCCTTGTCGCGGACGCCATCGGACTGCACCTGGACCTCTTCCAGCGCATCTCCGTGGAGCCCTGCTCCGTCACCGCCATCCGCTTCACGCGCCTGCGGCCCTTCCTCGTACGCCTGGGGGACACCGGCGACTTCGGGTCGCTCGCGCCGCGCGTGGAGCCGCCGGGCAGCGACGCGGCGGTGGGCGGCGACACGGGAGCACCGTGA
- a CDS encoding DUF3090 domain-containing protein, with protein MSRQVFLYDPPERFVAGTVGLPGRRTFFLQASAGVRVTSVALEKTQVAALAERMEELLDEVVRRSGGNTPVPAVAPDEVSDSAPLDSPVEEEFRVGTMALAWDGDEERMIVEAQALVELDAESDEDLAEAEERLLQDEENGPPMLRVRLTGAQARAFAKRALDVVNAGRPPCPLCSLPLDPEGHVCPRQNGYRRGA; from the coding sequence GTGTCGCGTCAGGTGTTCCTCTACGACCCGCCGGAACGCTTCGTGGCCGGAACGGTCGGGCTCCCCGGACGGCGTACCTTCTTCCTCCAGGCCTCCGCCGGAGTCCGGGTGACCAGTGTCGCCCTGGAGAAGACCCAGGTGGCAGCCCTCGCCGAACGCATGGAAGAGCTCCTCGACGAGGTCGTGCGCCGCAGCGGCGGCAATACCCCCGTGCCCGCCGTCGCACCCGACGAGGTCAGTGACAGCGCCCCCCTGGACTCGCCCGTCGAGGAGGAGTTCCGCGTCGGCACGATGGCGCTCGCCTGGGACGGCGACGAGGAACGGATGATCGTCGAGGCGCAGGCTCTGGTCGAGCTGGACGCCGAGTCCGACGAGGATCTGGCGGAGGCCGAGGAAAGGCTTCTGCAGGACGAGGAGAACGGGCCGCCGATGCTGCGCGTCCGGCTCACCGGGGCGCAGGCGCGCGCGTTCGCCAAGCGCGCCCTCGACGTCGTGAACGCGGGGCGGCCGCCGTGTCCGCTGTGCAGCCTCCCGCTCGACCCGGAAGGACATGTATGCCCGCGGCAGAACGGGTACCGGCGGGGCGCGTGA
- a CDS encoding SCO1664 family protein gives MPAAERVPAGRVSSCGVDTSDGVVDLLTWGELTVRGRIREASNAVLYCSVSYEGQEATCVYKPVAGERPLWDFPDGTLAQREVAAYEVSEATGWGLVPPTVLRDGPHGEGMCQLWIEGSDTDPESSEDGGELLALVEGAEPGDGWKAIGFADVGEGRTALLVHADDERLRRLAVLDAVINNADRKGGHLLTDGGRLYGIDHGVTFNAEDKLRTLLWGWAGEPLTAEAVGVLESLRDGLGGEAPLGLRLGKLITGAEVDALRARVDALLASGKHPVPSGEWPAIPWPPV, from the coding sequence ATGCCCGCGGCAGAACGGGTACCGGCGGGGCGCGTGAGCTCCTGCGGGGTGGACACCTCCGACGGCGTCGTGGACCTGCTCACCTGGGGTGAGCTGACCGTGCGCGGGCGGATCCGTGAGGCGTCGAACGCGGTGCTCTACTGCTCCGTCTCCTACGAGGGGCAGGAGGCCACCTGCGTCTACAAGCCCGTCGCCGGGGAGCGGCCCCTGTGGGATTTCCCCGACGGGACGCTCGCGCAGCGGGAGGTGGCCGCGTACGAGGTCTCCGAGGCGACCGGGTGGGGCCTCGTCCCGCCGACCGTGCTGCGGGACGGGCCGCACGGCGAGGGCATGTGCCAGCTGTGGATCGAGGGCTCGGACACGGACCCGGAGTCCTCCGAGGACGGCGGGGAGCTGCTGGCCCTCGTCGAGGGCGCGGAGCCCGGTGACGGCTGGAAGGCGATCGGCTTCGCCGACGTGGGGGAGGGGCGGACGGCGCTTCTCGTGCACGCGGACGATGAGCGGTTGCGGCGGCTCGCGGTGCTTGACGCCGTGATCAACAACGCGGATCGCAAGGGTGGGCATCTGCTGACCGATGGCGGGCGCCTGTACGGGATCGACCACGGGGTCACGTTCAACGCCGAGGACAAGCTGCGGACGCTGTTGTGGGGGTGGGCGGGGGAGCCGCTGACCGCCGAGGCGGTGGGGGTTCTCGAGTCCCTGCGGGACGGGCTTGGCGGGGAGGCGCCGCTTGGCCTGCGGCTGGGGAAGCTGATCACCGGGGCTGAGGTGGACGCGCTGCGCGCGCGGGTGGACGCCCTGCTGGCTTCCGGGAAGCATCCCGTGCCCAGCGGGGAGTGGCCCGCCATTCCGTGGCCGCCGGTCTAG
- the mshC gene encoding cysteine--1-D-myo-inosityl 2-amino-2-deoxy-alpha-D-glucopyranoside ligase, with the protein MHAWPASEVPALPGKGRDLRIHDTATGGLVTLDPGPVARIYVCGITPYDATHMGHAATYNAFDLVQRVWLDNKRQVHYVQNVTDVDDPLLERAIRDGKDWVELAEGETALFREDMTALRLLPPQHYIGAVEAIPGIVPLVERLRDMGAAYELEGDVYFSVESDPHFGEVSGLDAAAMKLLSAERGGDPDRPGKKDPLDPMLWMAAREGEPSWDGASLGRGRPGWHIECVAIALDHLGMGFDVQGGGSDLAFPHHEMGASHAQALTGEYPFAKAYVHAGMVALDGAKMSKSKGNLVFVSKLRRDGTDPAAIRLALLAHHYRADWEWTDSVLTEAVERLGRWRAAVSRPDGPSADALVEEIREALANDLDAPAALAAVDAWAARQDAEGGTEEGAPGVVSRAVDALLGVAL; encoded by the coding sequence ATGCATGCCTGGCCCGCTTCTGAGGTCCCCGCCCTGCCTGGCAAGGGCCGCGACCTCCGGATCCACGACACCGCGACCGGTGGTCTTGTCACCCTTGACCCCGGTCCCGTCGCCCGTATCTACGTCTGCGGCATCACTCCGTACGACGCCACCCACATGGGTCACGCGGCGACCTACAACGCGTTCGACCTCGTGCAGCGCGTGTGGCTCGACAACAAGCGGCAGGTTCATTACGTCCAGAACGTGACCGACGTGGACGACCCGCTCCTCGAACGCGCCATCCGCGACGGCAAGGACTGGGTGGAGCTCGCCGAGGGCGAGACCGCGCTGTTCCGCGAGGACATGACCGCCCTGCGACTGCTCCCGCCGCAGCACTACATCGGAGCCGTCGAGGCGATACCCGGCATCGTGCCGCTCGTCGAACGGCTCCGGGACATGGGCGCCGCCTATGAGCTGGAGGGGGACGTCTACTTCTCCGTGGAGTCCGACCCCCACTTCGGTGAGGTGTCCGGTCTCGACGCCGCCGCGATGAAGCTGCTCTCCGCCGAGCGCGGCGGCGACCCGGACCGTCCGGGCAAGAAGGACCCGCTCGACCCGATGCTCTGGATGGCCGCCCGCGAGGGCGAGCCCAGCTGGGACGGTGCCTCGCTCGGCCGTGGCCGCCCCGGCTGGCACATCGAGTGCGTGGCCATCGCCCTCGATCATCTGGGGATGGGCTTCGACGTGCAGGGCGGGGGCTCGGATCTCGCCTTCCCGCACCACGAGATGGGCGCGTCGCACGCCCAGGCGCTCACCGGTGAGTACCCGTTCGCCAAGGCGTACGTGCACGCCGGCATGGTCGCCCTGGACGGCGCGAAGATGTCCAAGTCCAAGGGCAACCTCGTCTTCGTGTCGAAGCTGAGGCGGGACGGGACCGACCCGGCCGCCATCCGCCTGGCGCTGCTCGCCCACCACTACCGCGCCGACTGGGAGTGGACCGACTCCGTACTGACCGAGGCCGTGGAGCGGCTCGGCCGGTGGCGTGCCGCCGTCTCGCGCCCCGACGGACCCTCCGCCGACGCCCTCGTCGAGGAGATCCGCGAGGCCCTGGCCAACGACCTGGACGCACCGGCCGCGCTCGCCGCCGTCGACGCGTGGGCCGCCCGCCAGGACGCCGAAGGCGGCACGGAGGAGGGCGCCCCCGGCGTCGTGTCCCGTGCGGTCGACGCGCTGCTCGGGGTCGCGCTGTAG